A DNA window from Christiangramia salexigens contains the following coding sequences:
- a CDS encoding 3-hydroxyacyl-CoA dehydrogenase family protein: MKNIAVIGAGTMGNGIAHTFAQSGYKVQLIDISEDSLKKGMDTISKNLDRMVAKEKITEAQKNETLENITTFTEVSEGVKNASLVVEAATENTELKLKIFKNLDEATSEDTILATNTSSISITQIASAVSNPERVIGMHFMNPVPVMKLVEIIRGYNTSDEVTNTIMDLSKKLNKVPVEVNDYPGFVANRILMPMINEAIETLYNGVAGVYEIDTVMKLGMAHPMGPLQLADFIGLDVCHSILEVMYDGFKNPKYAPCPLLTNMVRAGKIGVKSGEGFYDYSESRKAEKVSSQFSS; this comes from the coding sequence ATGAAAAATATTGCAGTTATAGGAGCCGGAACCATGGGGAACGGTATTGCTCACACCTTTGCTCAGAGCGGTTACAAAGTTCAATTAATAGATATTTCTGAAGACAGCCTGAAGAAAGGTATGGATACTATTTCCAAGAACCTGGACAGAATGGTGGCTAAGGAAAAGATCACCGAAGCGCAAAAAAATGAAACCCTGGAAAACATCACCACTTTTACTGAAGTTTCAGAAGGGGTGAAAAATGCCAGTCTTGTGGTTGAAGCCGCAACAGAGAATACCGAATTAAAGCTGAAGATCTTCAAAAACCTTGACGAGGCCACTTCAGAAGATACGATTCTTGCTACCAACACCTCATCAATTTCTATCACTCAGATCGCTTCAGCAGTATCTAATCCGGAGCGTGTGATCGGGATGCACTTTATGAACCCAGTACCGGTGATGAAACTTGTGGAGATCATTCGTGGATATAACACCAGTGACGAGGTGACCAATACCATTATGGACCTGTCTAAAAAACTGAACAAGGTTCCAGTTGAAGTGAACGATTACCCTGGTTTCGTTGCAAACCGTATCCTGATGCCAATGATAAATGAAGCTATTGAAACGCTTTACAATGGTGTTGCCGGAGTATATGAGATCGATACGGTGATGAAACTCGGTATGGCTCATCCAATGGGACCACTGCAATTAGCAGACTTTATAGGACTTGACGTATGTCATTCTATCCTTGAGGTGATGTATGACGGATTCAAAAACCCAAAATATGCGCCTTGTCCATTATTGACAAATATGGTTAGAGCAGGAAAGATCGGTGTGAAATCTGGTGAAGGTTTCTATGATTATTCTGAAAGCAGAAAAGCCGAAAAAGTTTCCTCACAGTTTAGTAGTTAA
- a CDS encoding Gfo/Idh/MocA family protein yields the protein MLKAGVLGAGHLGKIHLKLLQQSEEYELVGFYDANKENAEKVASEFGYKHFDDLDELIAAVDMIDVVTPTLSHFEVAKKVITAGKHLFIEKPITSTYEEAEELIKLAKKHNVKGQVGHVERFNPAFQAVADRIENPMFIEAHRLAEFNPRGTDVPVVLDLMIHDIDAVLSVVKSDVKKINASGVSVISDTPDIANARIEFENGCVANLTASRISMKNMRKSRFFQRDAYISVDFLDKVCEVVKMKDAPEKPDDYAMILQNAEGIKKQIYFDNPSVSPNNAILEELESFANAINNDTEPVVTLEQGAKALKVANQVIANFNV from the coding sequence ATGCTAAAAGCCGGAGTTCTGGGTGCGGGTCACCTGGGAAAAATTCATCTGAAACTTTTACAACAATCCGAAGAATATGAGCTGGTTGGGTTTTATGATGCCAATAAGGAAAATGCTGAAAAAGTAGCCAGCGAATTCGGTTATAAGCACTTTGATGATCTGGATGAACTTATCGCTGCAGTAGATATGATAGACGTGGTCACTCCCACTCTATCTCATTTTGAAGTCGCCAAAAAAGTGATCACAGCCGGAAAACATCTGTTCATAGAAAAGCCGATCACCTCAACTTATGAAGAGGCAGAGGAATTGATCAAACTGGCTAAAAAACATAATGTAAAAGGACAGGTTGGACATGTAGAACGCTTTAACCCGGCATTTCAGGCGGTGGCAGATCGTATTGAGAATCCAATGTTCATCGAGGCTCACAGACTGGCGGAATTCAATCCGCGTGGAACCGATGTTCCTGTTGTGCTAGACCTTATGATCCACGATATAGACGCGGTTTTAAGTGTTGTAAAATCTGATGTGAAAAAGATCAATGCCAGTGGTGTCTCTGTGATAAGTGACACTCCAGATATCGCCAATGCCCGTATAGAATTTGAAAATGGCTGTGTGGCCAATCTTACCGCGAGCAGGATCTCCATGAAGAATATGAGGAAATCGAGATTCTTTCAGCGTGACGCCTATATATCAGTCGATTTTCTAGACAAGGTATGCGAGGTGGTAAAAATGAAAGATGCTCCGGAAAAGCCGGACGATTATGCGATGATCCTTCAAAATGCTGAAGGCATCAAGAAACAGATCTATTTTGACAATCCTTCAGTTTCACCTAACAATGCGATCCTGGAAGAACTGGAGAGTTTTGCCAATGCGATAAATAACGATACAGAACCTGTAGTCACTTTGGAACAGGGAGCGAAAGCCCTTAAAGTTGCGAATCAGGTCATTGCTAATTTTAATGTTTAA
- a CDS encoding protein-L-isoaspartate(D-aspartate) O-methyltransferase encodes MKDTYRHQGKRQQLVRVVKKKGITDERVLAAIGKIPRHLFMDSSFEDHAYQDKAFPIAADQTISQPYTVAFQSELLEVKKGEKVLEIGTGSGYQTAVLCELGAKVYSIERQRELYKKTKTFLARIVYRPKHLSFGDGYKGLPEYAPYDKIIVTAGAPDVPRDLLSQLKVGGRMVIPVGTEVQTMTLFVRKSVKEFDKKEFGAFRFVPLLEDKN; translated from the coding sequence TTGAAAGACACCTACAGACATCAGGGAAAAAGGCAGCAATTGGTAAGAGTCGTTAAGAAGAAAGGTATTACCGATGAAAGAGTCCTTGCGGCCATAGGGAAAATTCCCAGACATCTATTTATGGACAGTAGTTTTGAGGACCATGCTTATCAGGATAAAGCTTTCCCCATTGCGGCAGACCAAACCATTTCTCAGCCCTATACCGTTGCTTTTCAATCGGAATTACTGGAGGTTAAGAAAGGTGAAAAAGTCCTGGAGATAGGGACGGGTAGTGGCTATCAAACCGCAGTGCTTTGCGAACTTGGCGCCAAGGTATATAGCATAGAACGCCAGCGTGAATTGTATAAAAAGACCAAGACCTTTTTAGCCAGAATAGTTTACAGACCCAAACATCTTAGTTTTGGGGACGGTTATAAAGGACTACCTGAATATGCACCCTACGATAAGATTATCGTGACTGCCGGTGCACCCGATGTTCCCAGAGATCTGTTGAGCCAGTTAAAGGTTGGCGGGCGCATGGTGATTCCCGTAGGAACAGAAGTACAAACCATGACGCTCTTTGTGCGTAAGTCTGTAAAGGAATTCGATAAGAAGGAATTTGGAGCCTTTAGGTTTGTTCCACTTTTAGAGGATAAGAATTAA
- a CDS encoding GIY-YIG nuclease family protein, which yields MFYQGWHTYYTYILTNKKKTVLYTGVTNNLKRRLDEHWSGRNAIAFTKRYRCHYLIHYEKYTWIQEAIVRENELKGWLRSKKEQLINEHNPDRNFLNDHFS from the coding sequence ATGTTTTACCAAGGCTGGCATACATACTACACTTACATCTTAACCAATAAGAAGAAGACAGTCCTTTACACAGGCGTGACGAATAACCTGAAACGGCGTTTAGACGAACATTGGTCAGGTAGAAATGCTATAGCTTTTACTAAAAGATATAGGTGTCACTATTTAATACATTATGAAAAGTATACCTGGATACAGGAAGCGATAGTTAGAGAAAATGAATTAAAAGGATGGCTGAGGTCTAAAAAAGAACAATTGATCAATGAACATAACCCTGATCGGAACTTTTTGAATGATCATTTTAGTTGA
- a CDS encoding M28 family metallopeptidase, with protein sequence MKKILLLAIPALLTACGAQNKQIENADPLKYASSITPEELKEHLYIFASDEFEGRETGEPGQKKAAEYLKAEYKSLNIPSPIGGDDYYQEVPTSYFKRGNIKPTENVVAYIKGSEKPDEILVISSHYDHVGMDDEGNVFNGADDDGSGTVGILEIAEAFMQAKKDGYTPKRSILFLNVTGEEKGLVGSKFYTDEPIFPLANTVANLNIDMIGRIDPNHEGNNNYVYLIGSDKLSTELHELSETVNARTLKLDLDYTYNDENDPNRFYFRSDHYNFAKNNIPIIFYFNGVHADYHKITDTPDKINYEALAKRAQLVFLTAWEIANREERLVVDKAGDSGK encoded by the coding sequence ATGAAAAAAATATTGCTATTGGCCATTCCGGCACTGCTTACTGCCTGCGGTGCTCAGAACAAGCAAATTGAAAATGCAGACCCACTTAAGTATGCAAGCAGCATCACTCCCGAAGAATTAAAAGAACATCTCTACATCTTCGCCAGCGATGAATTTGAGGGTAGAGAAACCGGAGAACCGGGTCAGAAAAAAGCTGCCGAATATCTAAAAGCCGAATATAAATCCCTTAATATCCCTTCCCCTATTGGTGGTGATGATTATTATCAAGAAGTTCCTACAAGTTATTTTAAAAGAGGGAATATAAAGCCAACCGAAAATGTGGTAGCCTATATCAAAGGTTCCGAAAAACCGGATGAGATCCTGGTGATCTCTTCTCACTATGACCACGTGGGTATGGATGACGAAGGCAATGTTTTTAATGGCGCCGATGATGACGGATCCGGAACCGTGGGAATCCTTGAGATCGCCGAAGCCTTTATGCAGGCGAAAAAAGACGGATATACTCCAAAGCGATCTATACTATTTCTGAATGTTACCGGTGAGGAAAAAGGCCTGGTAGGCTCTAAGTTCTATACAGACGAACCGATCTTCCCTCTTGCTAACACAGTTGCGAACCTGAATATAGATATGATAGGTCGTATAGATCCAAATCATGAAGGTAACAACAACTATGTTTATCTTATTGGAAGCGATAAGTTGAGCACCGAGCTTCATGAATTAAGTGAAACGGTTAATGCAAGAACATTAAAACTGGATCTAGATTATACCTATAACGACGAGAACGATCCGAACAGATTCTATTTTAGAAGTGACCACTATAACTTTGCTAAGAACAATATCCCGATCATCTTTTATTTTAACGGGGTTCATGCCGATTATCATAAGATCACCGACACACCGGATAAGATCAATTATGAGGCTTTAGCAAAAAGAGCTCAGTTGGTATTCTTAACCGCCTGGGAGATCGCTAATCGTGAAGAAAGATTAGTGGTAGATAAGGCGGGGGATTCCGGAAAGTAA
- a CDS encoding AAA family ATPase has product MIEKLEIKNFKSIKSKFFPLKNLNVLVGMNGQGKSSLIQSLLLLRQSQKLGLGKLNLNGSLTNLGTSKDVLYQYSEVDKIGFSIQFSKKELFNLEFDYKLDSNVISSSNENIFPFLNENVSEALFNENFQYLNAQRTEPQSINKASYADVMESNSIGKNGEFTAHYLELRGSENISFDNLIHPSTRTYDPIGKKEIINRQLITQINAWLREISPGVSVATNQLASEVIQLEYNFQQKNLGRTNSFRPENVGFGISYSLHVITALLSAEPGGLVIIENPESHIHPRGQAELGRLIGLVAQNDVQIIIETHSDHIVNGIRISVNEKLLDKEKVILFYFKKIEEELEQYSSIINIELDSNGELSEYPKGLMDEWNNQLMKLF; this is encoded by the coding sequence ATGATTGAAAAATTAGAAATTAAAAATTTCAAATCAATAAAATCGAAGTTTTTTCCTTTAAAAAATTTAAATGTTTTAGTTGGAATGAATGGCCAGGGTAAGTCATCCTTAATTCAGAGCCTTTTACTACTTAGACAATCTCAAAAGCTAGGGTTAGGAAAATTAAACTTAAATGGGAGCTTAACCAATTTAGGTACCTCAAAAGATGTATTATATCAATATAGTGAAGTGGATAAGATTGGCTTTTCAATTCAGTTTTCTAAAAAGGAACTATTTAATTTAGAGTTCGATTATAAGCTTGATAGTAATGTAATTTCAAGCAGTAACGAAAATATATTTCCTTTTCTCAATGAAAATGTATCTGAAGCTCTCTTCAATGAAAATTTTCAGTATTTGAACGCTCAAAGGACAGAGCCACAATCCATTAATAAAGCATCCTACGCTGACGTAATGGAATCTAATAGCATTGGAAAAAATGGAGAGTTTACCGCTCATTATTTAGAGTTAAGAGGTTCAGAAAATATATCTTTTGACAATTTGATACATCCTAGCACAAGAACATATGATCCAATAGGAAAAAAGGAGATAATCAATAGACAGCTAATTACTCAAATTAACGCCTGGTTAAGAGAGATCTCTCCTGGAGTTTCAGTAGCTACAAATCAATTAGCATCTGAAGTAATTCAACTCGAGTACAATTTCCAACAGAAAAATCTAGGAAGAACAAATAGTTTTAGGCCTGAAAATGTTGGATTTGGAATTTCATATTCATTACACGTTATAACAGCATTATTATCAGCTGAGCCAGGAGGATTGGTTATCATAGAAAATCCAGAAAGTCATATACACCCTAGAGGGCAAGCTGAATTAGGCAGATTAATCGGTTTAGTTGCTCAAAATGACGTTCAAATAATTATCGAAACTCATAGCGACCATATTGTTAATGGGATAAGAATCAGTGTCAATGAAAAGTTGCTAGATAAAGAAAAAGTTATTCTTTTTTACTTCAAAAAAATTGAAGAAGAATTAGAACAATATAGCTCGATTATTAATATTGAATTGGATTCTAATGGCGAATTAAGTGAATATCCAAAAGGACTGATGGACGAATGGAATAATCAATTAATGAAGTTGTTTTAA
- a CDS encoding DUF262 domain-containing protein, which yields MDNPHHNSNSLVWDNAEDIEIESMDDESLLMERPFDPTLIKIETKTPSLDTLIKRVKRSSIQMNTEDYFQRKDDLWDKTKQSRLIESILIRFPLPAFFFDASDDDKWLVVDGLQRLSSIRNFVVDKTLSLVNLEFLTHLNGKKWDDLSEDLHRVIEESQVVIYKIMPGTPTDVKFNIFKRINTGGLILESQEIRHALFQGKPSKFIHELAQLESFKKATNYKIKTERMLDRDFANRFVSFYLLGLKNYGSKEYGQDLDSFMSRAMAEINDRTDEELESVKQAFESSMVLAHKIFDREAFRKVRGVYERLPPINKALFDGLSTQLGLLNSQEADRLLKNSNKFKSKLAQELSDNPDFFTSVTSATGDKKRVQYRHETINHLINDCI from the coding sequence ATGGACAATCCACATCATAATTCAAATTCCTTAGTATGGGATAATGCAGAGGATATCGAAATTGAATCAATGGATGATGAATCGCTATTAATGGAAAGGCCCTTTGATCCTACCCTAATTAAAATTGAGACAAAAACTCCATCGTTGGACACCTTAATTAAAAGGGTAAAAAGATCGAGCATTCAGATGAATACTGAAGATTATTTTCAACGTAAAGATGATCTTTGGGATAAAACAAAGCAAAGTCGATTGATTGAATCGATTTTAATACGATTTCCTCTTCCTGCATTTTTCTTTGATGCAAGTGATGATGATAAATGGTTGGTAGTTGATGGCTTACAAAGACTAAGTAGTATTCGGAATTTTGTTGTTGATAAGACTTTATCATTAGTTAATCTCGAATTTTTAACTCATCTAAATGGTAAAAAGTGGGACGATCTTTCGGAAGACTTACATAGGGTTATAGAAGAATCGCAGGTTGTTATTTACAAAATTATGCCTGGAACTCCTACTGATGTAAAATTTAATATTTTCAAAAGGATTAATACAGGTGGACTTATTCTTGAATCCCAAGAAATCAGGCACGCACTTTTTCAAGGAAAACCATCTAAATTCATTCATGAACTCGCTCAACTAGAATCATTTAAGAAAGCTACGAATTATAAGATTAAGACAGAGAGAATGTTAGATCGTGACTTCGCAAATAGATTTGTTAGTTTCTACCTATTAGGTCTCAAAAATTATGGTTCAAAAGAATACGGTCAAGACTTAGACTCATTTATGAGTAGAGCTATGGCTGAAATCAATGATAGAACTGATGAAGAACTGGAGTCAGTTAAACAAGCATTTGAATCCTCCATGGTTTTAGCTCATAAAATTTTCGATAGGGAGGCCTTTAGAAAAGTGAGAGGGGTTTATGAAAGACTCCCCCCGATTAACAAAGCCCTATTTGATGGATTATCTACGCAACTAGGCTTACTTAATTCTCAGGAAGCTGATCGATTATTAAAAAACTCAAATAAATTTAAATCTAAATTAGCACAAGAGCTTTCGGATAACCCCGATTTTTTTACTTCTGTAACTAGTGCCACGGGTGATAAAAAAAGAGTTCAATATAGGCACGAGACTATTAATCATTTAATTAATGATTGTATATGA
- a CDS encoding DEAD/DEAH box helicase family protein, with product MAAFHNKIVLGKYLLTQFNVLGFEALSKDLKSSHLEGYTEEGNTKYLQALQNRLFDNEKLSKEMLQEYDENIVRHTYDISQHRPELIKWKYFQYLSLLFTEIYLDKYFSNPTGFLNELNLFVENFNNQLEEDFKKLNPDGFIVEKFSLEDLNKIAFWNATGSGKTLLMHINIKQYLHYAKKHQHEFNKVILITPNDGLSQQHLEEFKLSNLEAGIFSKDSSGMFSGDEIEVIEITKLAEESGDKTVAVDAFETNNLVLIDEGHRGSGGDKWKMFRDKLSETGFAFEYSATFGQAISAASGKNKRSLEQEYGKSIIFDYSYKFFYSDGYGKEYKILNLNDDRNKQYVRKYLTANLLSFYQQLLIFDENKKLAHRFLLHKPLWIFVGGRVNAVRKEQGVDTSDVLDIIYFLTDFIKDSRQAIADINDVLKENAGLLDDKGNSIFYDSFNYLVKKNISADLIYRDLLEKVFNSEVAGANLYLDNLKGIDGELGLRVGEADYFAVINVGDETKLFKLAQDNKVLGSDKEFSESLFHGINEENSSINLLIGSKKFSEGWSSWRVSSMGLMNIGKSEGSQIIQLFGRGVRLKGYDFSLKRSNGLDDYQRPDKLKELKKTLNPLETLNIFGVRADYMQKFKEFLEEEGLPSNDSSWRTIKIPAIVKSKMLDKNLKLIQVKEGQDFKKKHKLDLQLSKSIYDNNIIELDWYPKIQVLVDKKVNSSLISKKDKGILKEHNLAFIDWNKVFFELERFKAEKHWYNLSISLDNLKKIINNNDWYSLLIPKSQLELRSFEQVRIWEELVIALLKKYTENFYNYNKNLFNSDHIETRVLESTDENLMYEYEVKMNSEENLETIQTKIDQLIESIKNQEFEGEKQLGSNFIAFDNDHHLYKPLLYLDVKSYNQKLKVSPIALDESEKMFADDLVKYYRANYDQFEDQEVFLLRNQSKKGIGFFIDTNNFYPDFILWIIKNGKQHIAFVDPKGIRNSKSINDPKIQFYKYLKNKIQPQVASEEISLNSFVVSNTRLMEVHWKDELDREDFHKENVYFQTEDTNTYIREILKKTLQDSN from the coding sequence ATGGCTGCATTTCACAATAAAATAGTTCTAGGTAAATATTTACTAACTCAATTCAACGTTTTAGGCTTCGAAGCCCTTAGCAAAGATCTTAAAAGCTCTCACCTGGAGGGCTATACCGAAGAAGGAAACACCAAATACCTACAAGCACTTCAGAACAGACTGTTCGATAACGAAAAGTTATCCAAGGAAATGTTGCAGGAATACGATGAAAATATCGTTAGACATACCTATGATATTTCACAACATAGACCCGAACTAATAAAATGGAAGTATTTTCAATATTTATCACTCCTTTTTACCGAGATCTATCTAGATAAATATTTTTCTAATCCTACCGGCTTTTTAAACGAATTGAATCTATTTGTAGAGAACTTCAATAATCAGCTGGAGGAAGATTTCAAAAAATTAAATCCAGATGGCTTTATAGTAGAGAAATTTAGTCTCGAAGATTTAAATAAGATAGCTTTCTGGAATGCCACAGGTAGTGGTAAGACTTTGCTGATGCACATTAACATCAAGCAGTATTTACATTATGCAAAGAAGCATCAGCATGAATTCAATAAAGTAATTTTAATTACTCCTAATGATGGATTATCTCAACAACATCTTGAAGAATTCAAGCTATCTAATCTGGAGGCTGGAATATTCTCAAAAGATTCTTCAGGAATGTTTTCTGGCGATGAAATAGAGGTGATTGAGATAACCAAATTGGCTGAAGAAAGTGGGGATAAGACGGTAGCTGTAGATGCTTTTGAAACTAACAATCTTGTACTGATTGATGAAGGACATAGAGGATCTGGTGGAGACAAATGGAAGATGTTTAGAGATAAATTAAGTGAAACCGGGTTTGCCTTTGAGTATTCAGCAACCTTTGGTCAGGCAATTTCAGCAGCTTCCGGAAAGAATAAAAGATCGCTGGAACAGGAATATGGTAAATCAATCATATTTGACTATTCCTATAAATTCTTCTATTCAGATGGATATGGTAAGGAATATAAAATACTCAACCTAAATGATGATCGTAATAAACAGTATGTCCGTAAATACCTAACGGCGAACTTGCTCTCTTTCTATCAGCAACTTCTGATATTTGATGAGAATAAAAAATTAGCTCACAGGTTCTTGCTTCATAAGCCGTTATGGATTTTTGTAGGTGGGAGAGTTAATGCCGTAAGAAAAGAACAGGGAGTAGACACGTCAGATGTCCTGGATATTATTTATTTCCTAACCGATTTTATTAAAGATAGCCGCCAGGCTATAGCAGACATCAATGATGTTCTTAAGGAAAATGCTGGACTTCTGGACGATAAAGGCAACTCGATATTCTATGATAGTTTTAACTATTTGGTCAAAAAGAATATTTCAGCGGACCTTATCTATAGAGACCTTTTAGAAAAAGTATTTAATTCTGAAGTAGCAGGTGCAAATTTATACCTGGACAATCTTAAAGGTATAGATGGAGAATTAGGTTTAAGGGTTGGTGAGGCAGATTATTTCGCGGTGATCAATGTGGGTGATGAAACTAAGTTATTCAAACTTGCCCAGGATAATAAAGTATTAGGAAGTGATAAAGAATTTTCAGAATCTCTTTTTCATGGGATCAACGAGGAAAATTCTTCAATCAATTTACTAATTGGTTCTAAGAAATTTTCTGAAGGATGGTCCAGCTGGCGAGTTAGTTCAATGGGACTTATGAATATTGGGAAAAGTGAAGGTTCTCAAATCATTCAGCTATTCGGCAGAGGTGTTAGATTAAAAGGCTATGATTTTAGTTTAAAGCGTTCTAACGGTCTTGATGATTACCAACGACCAGATAAACTAAAGGAATTAAAGAAAACTTTAAACCCACTTGAAACCCTAAACATATTTGGCGTAAGGGCCGACTATATGCAGAAGTTCAAAGAATTCCTGGAGGAAGAAGGTCTTCCATCAAATGATTCTAGCTGGAGAACAATTAAGATTCCTGCAATTGTAAAAAGCAAAATGCTGGACAAAAATCTTAAACTAATTCAGGTTAAAGAAGGACAGGATTTTAAAAAGAAGCACAAGTTAGATTTACAGCTTTCCAAATCTATCTACGACAACAACATCATTGAATTAGACTGGTATCCGAAGATCCAGGTTCTGGTAGATAAAAAGGTAAATTCAAGTCTTATTTCCAAAAAAGATAAGGGAATACTTAAGGAACATAACCTGGCTTTCATTGACTGGAATAAAGTGTTTTTCGAACTGGAAAGATTTAAAGCTGAGAAACACTGGTATAACCTTTCCATTTCTTTGGATAACCTAAAGAAAATCATTAACAATAATGATTGGTACAGTTTATTGATCCCTAAATCCCAACTTGAGCTACGCAGTTTCGAGCAGGTAAGAATTTGGGAAGAATTGGTTATCGCCTTGCTTAAAAAGTATACAGAAAACTTCTACAATTACAATAAAAATCTCTTCAATTCTGATCATATTGAAACAAGAGTTTTAGAAAGTACCGATGAGAATTTGATGTATGAATATGAAGTAAAGATGAATTCAGAAGAAAATCTTGAAACTATTCAAACAAAGATTGATCAATTAATTGAATCAATTAAAAACCAGGAATTTGAAGGTGAAAAGCAGTTAGGTAGTAATTTTATAGCTTTTGACAATGATCACCATCTTTACAAGCCCCTACTTTATCTAGATGTAAAATCCTATAATCAAAAATTAAAGGTTAGTCCTATCGCCCTGGATGAATCTGAGAAAATGTTCGCAGATGACCTTGTAAAATACTACAGAGCAAATTATGATCAATTTGAAGATCAGGAAGTATTTCTACTAAGAAATCAGAGTAAAAAGGGGATTGGATTCTTTATAGATACCAACAATTTCTATCCTGATTTTATCCTATGGATCATTAAAAATGGTAAACAGCATATTGCTTTTGTAGATCCTAAAGGCATAAGGAATTCCAAATCGATCAATGATCCTAAAATTCAGTTTTACAAATACCTTAAAAATAAGATCCAGCCGCAGGTTGCTTCGGAGGAAATCAGTCTTAATTCGTTCGTGGTGAGTAATACTCGTTTAATGGAAGTTCATTGGAAGGATGAGTTGGACAGAGAAGATTTTCATAAGGAGAACGTGTATTTCCAGACGGAAGATACTAACACCTATATAAGAGAAATTTTAAAGAAAACACTTCAAGATTCTAATTAA